One genomic window of Luteitalea pratensis includes the following:
- a CDS encoding cytochrome ubiquinol oxidase subunit I produces MNLRLKVLLGPVAVIAMFVAVVTMASVLASRASQEPSSTPAAAAAQTPPATAEPAPAAGEAAPKAEAPSAAQSKPYEEVPYRAVPRVGSRVAIWMVAQLHLLFAAFVLAIPIFALIVEAIGYKTGDRRYDRLAHEFTKLLSVSFSLTATFGAALTFMLIILYPKFTNYMMSVFSPTFLPYVLLFFFEAFFLYTYYYGWGKFHPLVHLGLGLGLNVVGTAIMFIANSWLTFMMSPRGVNSTGAVINVWEAVNNFTWMPINVHRMIANVAFGGSVAAAYAAFKFLQAETDEERAHYDWMGYIGNFVAISAFLPLPFAGYWLAKEIYAYSQTLGLTMMGGAFSWLFIIQAVLIGNLFLAANYYLWLGMGRVEGAQGFQKVIKYLLAVIVLCFMVWATPRSIIATVSEIRAMGGSSHPILGFLGVMSAKNTAVNILILTTFMSFLLYRRTGKVATVAWAKKGHAAQLTIFAAAALFVIFLGVYGYFVEATVRIKLSVPQVLSVLFAMVSITAIDVFLFRHATRTGEVRWGKMPVISQYVLIFIAVTFTWLMGLMGYVRSGLRQHWHVYGVIRDRSPDAFTPTLGFATQVVSVTVLLFFVLIGFVFWITSLHDRPDFEERGRVRHGSDDVTPAVSSGSSAHT; encoded by the coding sequence ATGAACCTCAGACTGAAGGTCCTGCTCGGTCCCGTCGCCGTCATCGCGATGTTCGTGGCAGTCGTGACGATGGCCTCGGTCTTGGCGAGCCGCGCCTCCCAGGAACCATCCAGTACGCCCGCCGCTGCCGCAGCCCAGACGCCTCCCGCAACAGCCGAACCTGCCCCCGCGGCAGGCGAGGCTGCGCCCAAGGCAGAGGCGCCGAGTGCGGCCCAATCCAAGCCCTACGAGGAAGTGCCGTACCGGGCCGTCCCCAGGGTCGGCAGCCGTGTCGCCATCTGGATGGTCGCGCAGCTGCACCTGTTGTTTGCGGCGTTCGTCCTGGCCATCCCGATCTTCGCGCTCATCGTCGAGGCGATCGGATACAAGACCGGCGACCGGCGATACGACCGGCTCGCACACGAGTTCACGAAGCTCCTGTCAGTCTCCTTCTCGCTCACGGCGACGTTCGGTGCGGCGCTGACGTTCATGCTCATCATCCTGTACCCGAAGTTCACCAACTACATGATGAGCGTGTTCTCCCCCACCTTCCTTCCGTACGTCCTGCTCTTCTTCTTCGAAGCCTTTTTCCTCTACACGTACTACTACGGCTGGGGAAAGTTCCACCCGCTCGTGCACCTCGGCCTCGGGCTTGGCCTGAACGTCGTGGGTACGGCGATCATGTTCATCGCCAACTCCTGGCTGACGTTCATGATGTCGCCGCGCGGGGTCAACAGTACCGGGGCGGTGATCAACGTCTGGGAGGCCGTCAACAACTTCACCTGGATGCCGATCAATGTCCACCGCATGATCGCGAACGTCGCGTTCGGCGGGTCGGTCGCTGCGGCGTACGCGGCCTTCAAGTTCCTGCAGGCGGAAACCGACGAGGAGCGCGCGCACTACGACTGGATGGGCTACATCGGCAACTTCGTCGCGATCAGTGCCTTCCTGCCGCTGCCCTTCGCCGGCTACTGGCTGGCGAAGGAAATCTACGCCTACTCGCAGACGCTCGGATTGACGATGATGGGCGGTGCCTTCTCGTGGCTCTTCATCATCCAGGCGGTGCTGATCGGCAACCTGTTCCTCGCCGCCAACTACTACCTGTGGCTCGGCATGGGGCGGGTCGAAGGCGCGCAGGGGTTCCAGAAGGTCATCAAGTACCTGCTGGCGGTGATCGTGCTCTGCTTCATGGTCTGGGCAACGCCGCGTTCGATCATCGCGACGGTCTCCGAGATCCGGGCGATGGGTGGGTCCTCACACCCGATCCTGGGCTTCCTCGGCGTCATGTCGGCCAAGAACACGGCCGTGAACATCCTGATCCTCACGACGTTCATGAGCTTCCTGCTCTATCGCCGGACCGGCAAGGTGGCAACGGTGGCGTGGGCGAAGAAGGGGCATGCGGCGCAGCTCACGATATTCGCGGCCGCTGCACTCTTTGTCATCTTCCTCGGCGTCTACGGCTACTTCGTCGAGGCGACGGTCCGAATCAAGCTCTCGGTGCCGCAGGTCCTCTCTGTCCTCTTCGCCATGGTGTCGATCACCGCCATCGACGTGTTCCTGTTCCGCCATGCGACGAGAACGGGCGAAGTGCGATGGGGGAAGATGCCGGTGATCTCGCAGTACGTGCTGATCTTCATCGCCGTCACGTTCACGTGGCTCATGGGGCTCATGGGCTACGTGCGCTCCGGACTTCGCCAGCACTGGCACGTGTACGGCGTCATTCGTGATCGCTCACCGGACGCCTTCACGCCGACGCTCGGCTTCGCGACGCAGGTGGTGTCGGTGACCGTGCTCCTGTTCTTCGTCCTGATCGGCTTCGTGTTCTGGATCACGAGCCTTCACGACCGGCCCGATTTCGAGGAGCGAGGCCGCGTCCGGCACGGCTCCGACGATGTCACTCCGGCGGTGTCGAGTGGCTCGTCTGCACACACGTAA
- a CDS encoding c-type cytochrome produces the protein MRIPHIVRIGALVLATTGFYTYVGQMVPQKEVQPPEDAAIGAEMTTADMVKVGRQIMSGKGLCLTCHTVGKTGALRFPDLQGVAVRAKTRVQGLSDVEYFAQSLYEPMAFVVPGFPPAMPPMNQPPFGLTDQEILCVIAALQTYGGTPTVTLQTTHHYSGKGAAAPGGTAAPDAGAAPAGEPAPAEPKKGAQLRPGGSPKLVAVHQSARLEGAVSR, from the coding sequence ATGAGGATTCCGCACATCGTCCGCATCGGCGCGCTCGTCCTCGCCACGACGGGGTTCTATACCTATGTCGGCCAGATGGTGCCCCAGAAGGAGGTACAGCCTCCCGAGGACGCAGCCATCGGCGCCGAGATGACCACCGCCGACATGGTCAAGGTGGGCCGCCAGATCATGAGCGGCAAGGGGCTGTGCCTCACCTGTCACACGGTCGGGAAAACCGGGGCGCTGCGGTTCCCTGATCTCCAAGGCGTCGCCGTCCGGGCGAAGACCCGCGTCCAGGGCCTGAGCGACGTCGAGTACTTCGCCCAGTCACTGTATGAACCCATGGCCTTCGTCGTGCCGGGGTTCCCGCCGGCGATGCCGCCCATGAACCAGCCTCCGTTCGGCCTCACGGACCAGGAGATTCTCTGTGTGATCGCCGCCCTCCAGACGTATGGCGGCACGCCGACGGTCACGCTGCAGACGACGCACCATTATTCCGGCAAGGGCGCGGCCGCACCAGGTGGCACGGCCGCTCCGGATGCAGGCGCCGCGCCAGCCGGGGAGCCGGCACCGGCCGAACCGAAGAAGGGCGCCCAGCTGCGACCTGGCGGGAGCCCGAAACTGGTCGCGGTCCATCAGTCGGCGCGGCTCGAGGGAGCGGTGTCCCGATGA